A single region of the Triticum dicoccoides isolate Atlit2015 ecotype Zavitan chromosome 2B, WEW_v2.0, whole genome shotgun sequence genome encodes:
- the LOC119360967 gene encoding translation initiation factor IF-2-like gives MDAGGELNAAVAEPIGAIQYPPSPGATFDDDCDDLYGDVDLSFLPLPSILSPSPSPPPRRNPSPKPQPEPVSVPEPPKKPTPQHQPPLPLQKPPSPRQPKAPTFRHQPPRRAPGGSTSSSPPTTALYIGDLPWWTTDAEVEAALAPHGALDGLYFYADKCSGRSRGSCRADFLHPAAAASAAAALHGRVFDGHHCVASLSCPPELRRFGADSDASAPATAPTPNPTQGRGGSASSVTTARGKVGSLGDGSAVGPMAPRPRQFAAMIGGGGGFPSSIGQYNAGMGTDAMPSVVPPHVNPAYLAASRMAMGGPGTGMWPNQGMAGGLWGGLQPWNFGGCDMSWQQQPRLQQHHRQVQQQYRNGNGGYVKLRGTGPGGRNQDKDIGNVRGNPDRRSYGRGGGERPRERDRHREYAPERERGRERNWNDKDQHGGGEQKRYPQYTEHDDWERRGRLRSRSQSRDSDDDGDDHPRRRR, from the exons ATGGACGCCGGCGGCGAGCTCAATGCGGCCGTCGCGGAGCCGATCGGGGCCATCCAGTACCCCCCCTCCCCcggcgccaccttcgacgacgactgcgACGACCTCTACGGCGACGTCGACCTCAGCTTCCTCCCCCTCCC CTCCATCCTGTCCCCGTCCCCGTCTCCACCCCCGCGCCGCAATCCGTCCCCCAAGCCGCAGCCCGAGCCCGTGTCCGTACCGGAGCCCCCAAAAAAACCCACCCCGCAGCACCAGCCGCCGCTTCCTCTGCAAAAACCGCCCAGCCCGCGACAGCCAAAAGCACCCACCTTCCGGCACCAGCCGCCGCGGCGCGCGCCGGGGGGCTctacgtcgtcgtcgccgcccaccACGGCGCTGTACATCGGCGACCTACCCTGGTGGACGACGGACGCGGAGGTGGAGGCCGCGCTCGCGCCGCACGGCGCGCTCGACGGCCTCTACTTCTACGCCGACAAGTGCTCTGGCAGGTCGCGCGGTTCCTGCCGCGCCGACTTCCTCCACCCGGCCGCGGCCGCCTCGGCGGCGGCCGCGCTCCACGGGCGCGTCTTCGACGGGCACCACTGCGTCGCCTCGCTCTCCTGTCCgcccgagctccgccgcttcggtgCCGATTCCGATGCCTCGGCTCCGGCCACGGCCCCAACCCCGAACCCCACCCAAGGCCGCGGCGGGAGCGCGAGCAGCGTGACAACAGCCCGGGGCAAGGTGGGGTCTTTGGGCGATGGGTCGGCTGTGGGACCCATGGCTCCCCGGCCGCGGCAGTTCGCTGCGATGATCGGAGGCGGCGGCGGGTTCCCGTCGTCGATTGGGCAGTACAATGCGGGGATGGGTACTGATGCGATGCCTTCAGTGGTGCCGCCCCATGTGAACCCGGCATACTTGGCAGCCAGCAGAATGGCAATGGGTGGCCCTGGCACAGGGATGTGGCCTAATCAGGGCATGGCTGGGGGCTTATGGGGTGGGCTTCAGCCATGGAATTTTGGAGGTTGTGACATGTCATGGCAGCAGCAGCCACGGCTGCAGCAGCACCACCGCCAAGTGCAGCAGCAGTACCGGAATGGGAACGGGGGCTATGTAAAACTGCGTGGCACCGGGCCAGGTGGTAGGAATCAGGACAAGGACATTGGCAATGTGAGGGGCAACCCAGATAGGAGGTcgtatggccggggcggcggcgaacgGCCCAGGGAGAGGGACCGGCATCGGGAGTATGCcccggagagggaaagggggcgtgAGAGGAACTGGAATGACAAGGATCAGCACGGAGGTGGTGAACAAAAGAGGTACCCACAGTATACTGAGCACGATGACTGGGAGCGGCGAGGGCGGCTCAGGTCAAGGAGCCAGTCAAGGgacagtgatgatgatggtgatgatcatccAAGAAGGCGCCGCTAA